The following are from one region of the Rhizobium sullae genome:
- the ilvC gene encoding ketol-acid reductoisomerase, producing the protein MRVYYDRDADLNLIKSKKVAVIGYGSQGRAHALNLKDSGAGNVVIALKAGSPTVKKAEADGFKVMTVAEAAKWADLMMMATPDELQADIYKAEIAANIRDGAAIAFAHGLNVHFGLIEPKASVDVVMIAPKGPGHTVRGEYQKGGGVPCLVAVHQNASGNALELALSYACGVGGGRSGIIETNFREECETDLFGEQVVLCGGLVELIRAGFETLVEAGYAPEMAYFECLHEVKLIVDLIYEGGIANMNYSISNTAEWGEYVTGPRIITEETKAEMKRVLKDIQTGKFTSEWMQEYRAGGSRFKGIRRVNDSHQIEEVGAKLRGMMPWIGKNKLVDKSVN; encoded by the coding sequence ATGCGCGTCTATTACGATCGTGATGCCGATCTCAACCTCATCAAGTCCAAGAAAGTCGCCGTCATCGGCTACGGCTCGCAGGGCCGCGCCCATGCGCTGAACCTGAAGGACAGCGGCGCCGGCAACGTCGTCATCGCGCTCAAGGCCGGTTCACCGACCGTCAAGAAGGCTGAAGCCGACGGCTTCAAGGTCATGACCGTTGCCGAAGCCGCCAAGTGGGCCGACCTGATGATGATGGCGACGCCTGACGAACTGCAGGCCGACATCTACAAGGCGGAAATTGCTGCCAACATCCGCGACGGCGCCGCGATCGCTTTCGCGCACGGCCTCAACGTCCACTTCGGCCTCATCGAGCCAAAGGCTTCGGTCGACGTCGTCATGATCGCGCCGAAGGGCCCGGGCCACACGGTTCGCGGCGAATACCAGAAGGGCGGCGGTGTTCCCTGCCTCGTTGCCGTTCACCAGAACGCGTCCGGCAATGCACTTGAACTCGCTCTCTCTTACGCCTGCGGCGTCGGTGGCGGCCGTTCGGGCATCATCGAAACCAACTTCCGCGAAGAATGCGAAACCGACCTTTTCGGCGAGCAGGTCGTTCTCTGCGGCGGTCTCGTCGAGCTCATCCGCGCTGGTTTCGAAACGCTGGTCGAAGCCGGTTATGCGCCGGAAATGGCCTATTTCGAGTGCCTGCACGAAGTGAAGCTGATCGTCGACCTGATCTATGAAGGCGGCATCGCGAACATGAACTACTCGATCTCCAACACAGCCGAGTGGGGCGAGTACGTTACCGGCCCGCGCATCATCACCGAAGAAACCAAGGCCGAGATGAAGCGCGTCTTGAAGGACATCCAGACCGGAAAGTTCACCTCCGAGTGGATGCAGGAATACCGCGCCGGCGGCTCGCGCTTCAAGGGTATCCGCCGCGTCAACGACTCGCACCAGATCGAAGAAGTCGGCGCCAAGCTGCGCGGCATGATGCCGTGGATCGGCAAGAACAAGCTGGTCGACAAGAGCGTCAACTAA